One segment of Rattus norvegicus strain BN/NHsdMcwi chromosome 16, GRCr8, whole genome shotgun sequence DNA contains the following:
- the Pargl1 gene encoding uncharacterized protein Pargl1 has product MLAGLLLYPTDQSGAGPGHARPARVTSPLSLHKHTYCSAHRGPPWALAGAFSCPSPGPSRGSTTHFLSESKESTYATKRKLPTERAGFPKGISEKDFRNKQLGAQTGNLDSWEEIGSGVKGKHSHRRTQARLVFASPSSSCQRAMSAPSSFCSASHKQEKAFLGQRHHSSILPANRTSGLPQWFLTSLTLPSLHAVPNVVVTSNHKIISVAISQL; this is encoded by the exons ATGCTTGCCGGTCTGCTTTTATATCCTACCGACCAGTCAGGCGCCGGGCCAGGTCACGCCCGCCCTGCGCGCGTCAcgtctcccctctccctccacaaACACACCTACTGCTCCGCCCACCGAGGGCCTCCGTGGGCCTTGGCTGGAGCCTTCAGCTGCCCATCTCCAGGGCCCAGCCGAG GATCTACTACACATTTCCTGTCTGAGAGTAAAGAGTCTACCTACGCGACAAAACGGAAACTGCCTACAGAAAGAGCTGGTTTTCCTAAAGGCATTTCAGAAAAGGATTTCAGAAACAAGCAGTTGGGTGCTCAAACCGGCAATCTGGACAGTTGGGAGGAAATTGGATCAGGAGTGAAAGGGAAGCACAGTCACAGAAGAACTCAAG CCCGTCTTGTCTTTGCTTCTCCAAGTTCTTCCTGCCAGCGTGCTATGTCAGCCCCTTCTAGCTTCTGCTCTGCAAGTCACAAGCAAGAGAAAGCCTTTCTTGGACAAAGACACCATTCTTCAATATTACCAGCCAACAGAACTTCCGGGCTGCCACAGTGGTTCTTGACCTCTCTAACACTGCCATCCTTGCACGCAGTTCCTAATGTTGTGGTGAcatccaaccataaaattatttctgttgctatttcacaactgtaa